One Thermococcus sp. M36 genomic window, CGGAGAGGCTGGAGGACGGCAGGTTCGAGATGATACCCCCAATGAACGACTTCCTTGGGCAGACGACACCGATAAAGGTCATGAGCATGGGATTCATGGTTCCGGAGAACCAGCCGATAATCTGGAGGGGTTCCCTCGTCACCAAGGCCATAAAGCAGCTTTTGGGAGACGTAAAATGGGGAGAGCTCGACTTCATGATAATCGACTTCCCGCCCGGAACCGGAGACCAGATACTCACGGTTACTCAGAGCATACACCTCGACGCGGCGATAATAGTCACCACCCCGCAGGAGGTCGCCCTCCTCGATACGGGCAAGGCGGTTAACATGATGAAGAAGATGGAGGTCCCCTACATAGCGGTCATTGAAAACATGAGTTACCTCATCTGTCCGCACTGCGGCAACGAGATAGACCTCTTCGGCAAGGGCGGTGGTAAAAAGCTCGCCGAGAAGGAGGGAGTTGACTTCCTTGGCGAGATTCCGATAGACCTCAAGGCCAGAGAAGCCAGCGACGCGGGCATGCCGATAGTCCTCTACGGGGACACCGTGGCGGCGAAGGCCTTCGTGGAGATCGCGGAGAAGCTCGTGAAAAGGCTTGAGGAGATGAAGGGAGGGGAGAAGGAGAGCCCCGAATCGGAGTGAAGCTTTTAAGCCTTTGGTATTATCCCTAGCCAGCGCGGCTCAGACCGGCTGGGGGCCGAAGCGATGGGGCCGCGCTGGGCCGGGCTACATTAACTTTTTAACCACATCGGGCTATCCCATTGGGAGGGAGAACATGAAAAGGGCCCTCTTTCTGGCGGCGCTCATAATACTTCTCGCGGCCCCCTTAGCCTCTGCGGGCGGGGTTACATATCACCCCGACAGAGCCGCGTTTCGGGAGTTTTTAACCTCGGACTCAACATACAGGGTGGTGGGGGGCAACGAAAGCTGGGCCAGGGGGTGGGCATACTACATTGACGAAAAGCTGGACACCATAAAGGGGCATGGGGACGGAGTCCTCGTCCTCGTAGGTAACGTCAAAAACAACCGGTTGATGGCGGAGGTCTGGAACCGGACAGGACTGCCGGCGGAGGAGTCTTTTCACCCGTCGGTGATAATCCTCAACGACACAGTGCTCATAACTGGTTCGAAGGACAACATATACCTCACGGAGCTGGCGTTCCGAGAGCTGTGGAACCCTCCCCTTTCATCAGTGCTGCTCTCATCCCTGCTGGCTCTGGCCATCGTGACCGT contains:
- a CDS encoding Mrp/NBP35 family ATP-binding protein; its protein translation is MTIKAPTLNIGGLGADPLTQRINEKQRKWKYKIAVLSGKGGVGKSTVAVNLAAALAKKGYFVGILDADIHGPNVAKMLGVDRADVLAERLEDGRFEMIPPMNDFLGQTTPIKVMSMGFMVPENQPIIWRGSLVTKAIKQLLGDVKWGELDFMIIDFPPGTGDQILTVTQSIHLDAAIIVTTPQEVALLDTGKAVNMMKKMEVPYIAVIENMSYLICPHCGNEIDLFGKGGGKKLAEKEGVDFLGEIPIDLKAREASDAGMPIVLYGDTVAAKAFVEIAEKLVKRLEEMKGGEKESPESE